TCTGTCGCCGTTAGATATTGCTTGATCTTGCTTTCATCTCCGTAGAGTTGAATCTCAATATCTGAAAAGTCAGCAAGGGCTTGGTTGACACCCTCAACGATGGCTTGAGGTGCGTAATCGCCCCCCATAGCATCTACTGCAATTTTTTTCATTTATCTTCCTCTTTTAGTAATTGTCCCCAGTCCGCTAGGGAATCAATAAATTTCTTTGATTTTAGGTGAATCCCAACGTACTCTTCGTAGAGTTGATCCATAAATTGGCGTAACTCTTGCTTGATTTCGGCCTTAAGCGAAATGGTCTCCAAGGTTTCAAAATCAATGGCTTGAAATTGATTGAGCAGATAAGGGATATTGGGATTTAGATGACAACGTCTCTCATCCTCATGATAATGCTCTGGGCAGAGGCAGGCTCCATATTTGAAAGAAAAGTCAAAGGCCTGACCGACCCGATGGCAAAAGACACACTCATTAAAATTAAGGCTGATTCCAAATCGAGTCAAGATTTGAATTTCAAAAATATTGGTTAAAACCTGATAATCTATCCCTGCTTCCATCAACTCCAGAGTCTTCCTCAAGAAAGCAAACAAGGGAGCATCCTGCTGATTATCCTGCAAACTAGCATCTGCAAGGGCAGCCACATAGGTTGCATAGGCCATGACAAAGAGATCACTATTAATCTTGGGAAAGGTCATCACCTCATGGTAGTCCTCGATGTAGCTAAGGCCGTCATCATTGATTCGCAAGAGAAATCGTGCCAACACCAAGGGCTGAATAACAGGAGCTAGTTTGGACTGGCCAGCGTGTTTGACGAAAAACATGCGCTTCCCAGCCTGCTCGGTGAAGATTTTGACGAGCTTATCATCCTCCCGAAAGTTACGATTGTAGAGTACGAGACCTTGACTCGTTATAGACTGGATCATGCTTCTCTCATGTACTCCTCAAGTCGTTTCATGGCCTCCCTGATTGTTTCCATGCTGGCTGCATAAGAAATGCGAACATAGCCTTCTCCGTAACGCCCAAAGGCAGCACCAGGGATAAAGGCAACAGCCTTCTTCTGGGCAAAATCCTTGAGAAAAGCAAAGGAGTCTTGATTGTAACCTGCTGGAATCTTAGCAAAGATATAGAAGGCACCGTCTGGTTTGATAATCTCAAAACCAAGAGCAGTCATCTTTTCGATGATATAATCTCGACGCTGGATGTATTCCTTCTTCATAGGCTCTGCGTCGTTTTTACCAGCGGTCAAGGCTTCTACTGCAGCATGTTGGGCCATGGTGTTTGCCGCAGTAACCAAATATTGGTGACTCTTGATTAACTGAGCTGTGAAAGCTGCAGGAGCAAAGATAAAGCCTAAACGCCAACCAGTCATGGCATGGGACTTAGATAAGCCATTGATAATAATAGCTTGATCTCTCAGCATAGTTCCCAATGATACATGATTTTCCCCTGTATAGGTCAATTCTGAATAGACCTCATCACAAACAACGAAAATTTCATACTTGCCTAAAACGTCTGCCAAGGCTTCCAACTGCTCTCGACTATAGGTAATTCCAGTTGGATTGGCTGGATAGTTGAGAATGACTGCCTTAAGCTTATCTCCCTGCTCCAAAATTGCCTTTTCCAACATTTCAGGAGTCAAGACAAAACCATTTTCAGTTGTATCAATCTCGACAATCTCTGCCCCAACTAGGTTGACAATCGGCTCATAGCCTGGATAGGCAGGAGCTGGCAAGAGTACCTTGTCTCCTTCTTCTAAGATAGCTGTCAAAGTAGCAGATAAAGCCTCTGTCGCTCCGATAGTAACCAAGATTTCATTTTCAGGATTGTAGTCCAACTGGTATTTTTCTTTTACAAAATCACTAGCTGCCTGGCGCAAGGTCAGTAAACCGCTCATCCCTGTATAGTAGGACTGGTTCTGGTCAATCGCTCGCTTGGCCGCCTCCTTGACATGATCTGGCGTTGTAAAGTCAGGCTCTCCCAAGGTCAAACGCAGAACTCCAGGGATCTCTGAAATGGCCTGATCAAACTGACGAATCAAGGACACTTGAATCTTATCTAATTGTTTATTAAAGCGCTTGGTTAAGTCCATAGATACCCCCTTACTTACAGAACATAGTACTATTATACTACAAAAGCTCCCTGACCGCAAAATTACATTTTGAGTTAATCCTTTCTGTTTTCTATTTTACTTTTCTGATGGATAAGCTTATAATAAAAAGTGCTTATTTTCGGAGGTTTATATGTCATTTTTATCAAAAAATGGGGCAGGAATCTTGGCCTGCCTTCTCATTTCTTTCATATCCTGGTACCTAGGAGGATTCTTTCCTGTCGTGGGAGCACCTGTCTTTGCGATTTTTGCGGGGATGCTCCTTCACCCTTTTCTATCAGCCTATAAACAACTGGATGCCGGCTTGACATTTAGTTCCAAGAAATTACTTCAATATGCCGTTATTTTGCTCGGTTTTGGTCTCAATATCTCGCAAGTATTCGCAGTCGGGCAATCTTCGCTCCCTGTTATCCTCTCCACCATTTCGATTTCCTTGATTGTAGCCTACCTCTTCCAGCGCTTTTTTGCTTTGAATACTAAACTGGCTACCTTGATTGGAGTGGGTTCTTCGATCTGTGGAGGTTCTGCCATTGCTGCGACAGCACCCGTTATCCATGCCAAGGAAAAAGAAGTTGCCCAAGCCATTTCCGTTATCTTTTTCTTCAATGTCTTAGCGGCACTCATCTTTCCAACTCTAGGAACCTGGCTTCATCTATCAAATGAAGGCTTCGCCCTCTTTGCAGGAACTGCGGTCAATGATACTTCTTCTGTAACGGCCACAGCCAGCGCATGGGACAGTCTTTATCAGACCAATACCCTTGAGTCTGCAACTATTGTTAAACTCACACGCACCCTTGCCATTATTCCTATCACGCTCTTTCTCTCCTTCTGGCAAAGTCGCCAACAAAAAAATAGCCAGGGTTTCCAACTAAAAAAAGTCTTCCCACTTTTTATCCTTTACTTTATCTTGGCTTCTCTCTTAACGACTCTCCTTACCTCTCTCGGTGTGTCCGGTAGTATCTTTACCCCTCTTAAGCAACTCTCCAAATTCCTTATCGTCATGGCCATGAGCGCTATCGGTCTCAAAACCAATCTCATTGGATTGATCAAATCCAGCGGCAAGTCCATTCTTCTTGGTGCCCTTTGCTGGATTGCCATCATCTTAACCAGCCTAGGCATGCAGGCATTGATTGGTATTTTCTAAGACAAAAGGTAGCCCATGGCTACCTTTTATTGTTCAAGAATTAAGCGTGTGTGCTCTCTCTTGATACAGCGATTCATTACGATGTCGTCGCATCCTCCAGCACGCAAGATTTCTTCTGCTTCTAGGCTTTCAAGTCCCAGTTGTGCCCAGAAAATCTTAGCATCAGCTTTGAGAAAATCACGCGCCACATCGGGCAAAAACTCACTACGACGGTAAACATTGACAATATCGACAGGAAAAGGAATCTCAGCTAGGCTTGCATAAGCCTTTTCTCCCAAAATTTCACCACCTGCAACCTTGGGATTAACTGGAATGATTTTATAGCCTCGAGCCTGCATTTCCTTAGTCACTCGATTGCTAGTTGTTTCTTCACGATCGGACAAGCCTACTACCGCTAACGTTTTACTGGTTGCAAGATACTGACGTACCACACCATCACTTGGATTGATAAATTCTTGGCTCATAGAAATCCTCCTTTTTTCTCAGTATAGCATATTTTGAAAAGGCTTGCAGATTTTGACTACAAAAAAATTCCTAGCAAGAGAAAAAGCTTGCCAGGAAATTCGTTTATTCAAGTGAAAGTTTAGATTTTTTTCTCGATACTAAATAATGGAGAAAGAGGACGTTTTTCGTGGATACGGATAATAGCATCACCTAAGAGATGAGCAATCGAAATTTGCTCAATCTTATCAATCAAACGATCTTCTGGCAAGTAGATGGTATCCAAAACAACCAATTTTTCAATAGCTGATTTTTGGATATTGTCCATAGCTGGCCCCGAAAGAACTGGGTGTGTACAGCTTGCATAGACCGCAACTGCGCCTGCTTCAGCAAGTGCATCCGCCGCATGGCAGATTGTTCCAGCGGTATCAATCATATCGTCAATCAAGATACAAGTCTTGCCTTCTACCTTACCGATGATGTTCATCACTTCACTGGTATTCATCTTGTCCACGCTACGACGTTTGTCAATAATTGCAATCGGAGTTTTCAAAAACTCTGCCAATTTACGAGCACGAGTCACACCACCATGGTCTGGACTGACAACAACATAGTCTTGCCCAACCATTCCACGACGTTCAAAGTAGTCCGCAATCAATGGAGCGCCCATCAAGTGATCCACAGGAATATCAAAGAATCCCTGAATCTGCGCAGCGTGCAAGTCAATCGTCAACAAACGATCCACACCAGCCACTTCTAGCATATTTGCCACAAGTTTTGCAGTGATTGGCTCACGCGCTCTCGCTTTTCTATCCTGACGTGCGTAACCATAGTAAGGCATAACAACGTTGACGGATTCTGCACTAGCCCGCTTCAAGGCATCTACCATGATCAAAATTTCGAGCAGATTGTCATTTACAGGTGAGCTCGTTGATTGTAGGATAAAGACGTGTTTTCCACGGATTGATTCTTCGATATTGACCTGAATCTCCCCATCTGAAAATTGACGAACAGTCGATTTCCCCAACTCTATCCCAATCTCTTGCGCCACACGCTCTGCCAATTCTCTATTTGAAGAAAGGGCAAACAGCTTTAAATCAGAAAAAGACATGATTTCCTCCGGTATTTATGTATCACTTGTTTTTCACACAACATTTTCCATTTACCATTGTAGCGCTTTTTCCTTTATTTTTCAATCAAAAATAAAACAAGGGCAAACATTTATACCCTTGTTTTTTACTATTTTATATTAGCTATATTAAAACTAAAAATCCTACATTTTAACAATCGATTTTATGCTAGGATGAGATTTTTTCGAGATAAAGTTAGTATACTTCTCTCATACTTCCTGTATCCACATCATAGACAGCACCTGAAATAACCACATCATCAGGAATCAGTGGAGATTCTCGAAGCAATTGCATATCCTCTCTCACGCTCTCTTCCACATCCTGAAATGGTAAAAAGTCTTGACCAGACACATCAACTCCGAGCTCGTGTTTCAAATGTTCATGAAAACTTTCATTTTGAAAGGTTTGAGCTCCACAGTCTGTATGGTGAAGCACCACGATTTCTCTTGTCCCCATTTGTTGCTGGGAAATCACCAGTGAACGAATCATGTCCTCAGTTACTCGACCACCCGCATTCCGCAAGATATGAGCATCCCCAAGGGCCAAACCTAGAGCTTGCGCAACGTGTAGACGTGAGTCCATACAGGTCACGATAGCTACTCTGGTTTTGGGTTTAAGTGGCAGATTTAACTGCCCATGTAGGGCAACATAAGCCTGATTGGCTTGCATAAACTGTTCAAAATACGACACGATTCCCTCCTCAAAAATTTGATAATCAAATATTTCTCCTATCTTATCATTTTTAAGAGGATTTGTCACGGATTATGCAAAGACCTTTTTCAAAACTTCCTGAATAGTCGTCACACCAATGACTTCAATTTCCTTGGGTGGAGTGATTCCTGTCAAGGAATTCTTGGGTACATAAATCTTGGTAAAGCCCAATTTTTCCGCTTCATTGATGCGTTGTTCGATGCGATTCACGCGCCGAATTTCTCCGGTCAAGCCCAGTTCACCCACAAAACATTCCTGAGGATTGGTAGGCTTGTCCTTGTAACTAGAGGCAATAGCCACTGCAACAGCCAAGTCAATGGCAGGCTCATCCAATTTTACACCACCAGCAGATTTGAGATAGGCATCCTGGTTTTGCAAGAGAAGCCCTGCTCGTTTTTCCAAAACAGCCATAATCAGACTTGCACGATTGAAATCAAGTCCAGTCGTCGTACGTTTAGCATTTCCAAACATGGTTGGTGTTACCAAAGCCTGAACCTCCGCCAAAATCGGACGGGTCCCTTCCATGGTCACCACAATTGATGAGCCAGTCGCTCCATCCAAACGCTCCTCTAGGAAAACTTGACTCGGATTGAGCACCTCAACCAATCCACCCGACTGCATCTCAAAGATGCCAATCTCATTAGTGGAACCAAAACGGTTTTTGACTGCTCTCAAGATACGAAAGGTATGGTGACGTTCCCCTTCAAAGTAAAGCACTGTATCTACCATATGCTCCAACATACGCGGACCCGCCAAGGTCCCTTCCTTGGTCACATGCCCTACGATAAAGATGGCAATGTTATTAGTCTTCGCCAGCTGCATGAGTTCAGCCGTTACTTCACGCACCTGAGACACAGACCCCTGCACCCCTGAAATCTCAGGAGACATAATCGTCTGGATAGAGTCGATGATGAGAAAATCTGGTTGGATGCGCTCCACCTCAGATCGAACACTCTGCATATTGGTCTCTGCATAGAGATAAAACTCACTATCAATATCACCCAAGCGCTCTGCCCGTAACTTAATCTGCTGGGCAGACTCCTCCCCACTGACATAGAGAACCGTACCCACTTGAGACAGCTGGGTTGAAACTTGTAGGAGAAGGGTTGATTTCCCGATTCCTGGATCCCCACCGATAAGGACGAGACTCCCTGGTACCACTCCGCCTCCAAGCACACGGTTGAATTCCTCCATCTCCGTCTTGGTTCGATTGACATTGATGGAAGTCACCTCAGCCAGTTTCATAGGCTTGGTTTTTTCACCTGTCAAGGACACACGCGCATTCTTGACCTCAGCAACCTCAACTTCCTCGACAAAAGAAGACCAAGACCCACAGTTTGGACAACGCCCTAGATATTTGGGTGAGTTATAAGCACAATTTTGACAAATAAAAGTTGATTTTTTTTTAGCTATGATGATTCTCCTTCTACTGCGACTCCTATAGAGCGCCACTTATACAATGTATTTTGAAATTTCTTCTGGTTGACAACTCCGACAGCAGACAAATCGACGGAAACCTGATAATTCTCCTTGACAGCTGCCAAAACGGAAGCCTTGACACAGCCATTGCCATCTACCCCTATAAACTCTATGCTTTTAGCACCGTTTCCCTCTAAAAAATCTTTTAAATCTGGATTAGTAAAGCAAGAAGCCCGACGCTTCTCAAAGATACGAGAAGATACAAGCAGCAAGCCGGTCGCAAATTTCTTCTTTCTATCTTTTCTCTCCCAGAAAAAACGATTGAGAATATAGATAACTCGGTCACTGGGATAAGCAGCAATTTTGTCATTTACAGCTGCAGTCAGTTCTTCATGATATGCTTTTCCTACAGCAACGTAATCTGACTGCATGTCTACAACTAATAAATAGTCTGCCATTTTATTCCTCTATTTCCCAGTTGACCCAAATCCACCAGTTCGCACGCCGTCTGCCTCATCTCCATCTACGATTAAAAATGGTGCAAAGACAGCCTGGACCACACGTTCTCCAACTTCGAGGACGACTTCCTGTTCAGTAATGTTTTTCATCTGCGCAAAGATATGGCCTTCGTTCCCAGGATTTCCATAATAATCCCCATCAATGACCCCAACTGAGTTAATCAAG
This window of the Streptococcus sp. D7B5 genome carries:
- the recO gene encoding DNA repair protein RecO, giving the protein MIQSITSQGLVLYNRNFREDDKLVKIFTEQAGKRMFFVKHAGQSKLAPVIQPLVLARFLLRINDDGLSYIEDYHEVMTFPKINSDLFVMAYATYVAALADASLQDNQQDAPLFAFLRKTLELMEAGIDYQVLTNIFEIQILTRFGISLNFNECVFCHRVGQAFDFSFKYGACLCPEHYHEDERRCHLNPNIPYLLNQFQAIDFETLETISLKAEIKQELRQFMDQLYEEYVGIHLKSKKFIDSLADWGQLLKEEDK
- a CDS encoding pyridoxal phosphate-dependent aminotransferase — its product is MDLTKRFNKQLDKIQVSLIRQFDQAISEIPGVLRLTLGEPDFTTPDHVKEAAKRAIDQNQSYYTGMSGLLTLRQAASDFVKEKYQLDYNPENEILVTIGATEALSATLTAILEEGDKVLLPAPAYPGYEPIVNLVGAEIVEIDTTENGFVLTPEMLEKAILEQGDKLKAVILNYPANPTGITYSREQLEALADVLGKYEIFVVCDEVYSELTYTGENHVSLGTMLRDQAIIINGLSKSHAMTGWRLGFIFAPAAFTAQLIKSHQYLVTAANTMAQHAAVEALTAGKNDAEPMKKEYIQRRDYIIEKMTALGFEIIKPDGAFYIFAKIPAGYNQDSFAFLKDFAQKKAVAFIPGAAFGRYGEGYVRISYAASMETIREAMKRLEEYMREA
- a CDS encoding YeiH family protein — its product is MSFLSKNGAGILACLLISFISWYLGGFFPVVGAPVFAIFAGMLLHPFLSAYKQLDAGLTFSSKKLLQYAVILLGFGLNISQVFAVGQSSLPVILSTISISLIVAYLFQRFFALNTKLATLIGVGSSICGGSAIAATAPVIHAKEKEVAQAISVIFFFNVLAALIFPTLGTWLHLSNEGFALFAGTAVNDTSSVTATASAWDSLYQTNTLESATIVKLTRTLAIIPITLFLSFWQSRQQKNSQGFQLKKVFPLFILYFILASLLTTLLTSLGVSGSIFTPLKQLSKFLIVMAMSAIGLKTNLIGLIKSSGKSILLGALCWIAIILTSLGMQALIGIF
- a CDS encoding CoA-binding protein, whose amino-acid sequence is MSQEFINPSDGVVRQYLATSKTLAVVGLSDREETTSNRVTKEMQARGYKIIPVNPKVAGGEILGEKAYASLAEIPFPVDIVNVYRRSEFLPDVARDFLKADAKIFWAQLGLESLEAEEILRAGGCDDIVMNRCIKREHTRLILEQ
- a CDS encoding ribose-phosphate diphosphokinase, whose product is MSFSDLKLFALSSNRELAERVAQEIGIELGKSTVRQFSDGEIQVNIEESIRGKHVFILQSTSSPVNDNLLEILIMVDALKRASAESVNVVMPYYGYARQDRKARAREPITAKLVANMLEVAGVDRLLTIDLHAAQIQGFFDIPVDHLMGAPLIADYFERRGMVGQDYVVVSPDHGGVTRARKLAEFLKTPIAIIDKRRSVDKMNTSEVMNIIGKVEGKTCILIDDMIDTAGTICHAADALAEAGAVAVYASCTHPVLSGPAMDNIQKSAIEKLVVLDTIYLPEDRLIDKIEQISIAHLLGDAIIRIHEKRPLSPLFSIEKKI
- a CDS encoding carbonic anhydrase; this encodes MSYFEQFMQANQAYVALHGQLNLPLKPKTRVAIVTCMDSRLHVAQALGLALGDAHILRNAGGRVTEDMIRSLVISQQQMGTREIVVLHHTDCGAQTFQNESFHEHLKHELGVDVSGQDFLPFQDVEESVREDMQLLRESPLIPDDVVISGAVYDVDTGSMREVY
- the radA gene encoding DNA repair protein RadA, which produces MCQNCAYNSPKYLGRCPNCGSWSSFVEEVEVAEVKNARVSLTGEKTKPMKLAEVTSINVNRTKTEMEEFNRVLGGGVVPGSLVLIGGDPGIGKSTLLLQVSTQLSQVGTVLYVSGEESAQQIKLRAERLGDIDSEFYLYAETNMQSVRSEVERIQPDFLIIDSIQTIMSPEISGVQGSVSQVREVTAELMQLAKTNNIAIFIVGHVTKEGTLAGPRMLEHMVDTVLYFEGERHHTFRILRAVKNRFGSTNEIGIFEMQSGGLVEVLNPSQVFLEERLDGATGSSIVVTMEGTRPILAEVQALVTPTMFGNAKRTTTGLDFNRASLIMAVLEKRAGLLLQNQDAYLKSAGGVKLDEPAIDLAVAVAIASSYKDKPTNPQECFVGELGLTGEIRRVNRIEQRINEAEKLGFTKIYVPKNSLTGITPPKEIEVIGVTTIQEVLKKVFA
- a CDS encoding isochorismatase family cysteine hydrolase, with the translated sequence MADYLLVVDMQSDYVAVGKAYHEELTAAVNDKIAAYPSDRVIYILNRFFWERKDRKKKFATGLLLVSSRIFEKRRASCFTNPDLKDFLEGNGAKSIEFIGVDGNGCVKASVLAAVKENYQVSVDLSAVGVVNQKKFQNTLYKWRSIGVAVEGESS